A part of Cystobacter ferrugineus genomic DNA contains:
- a CDS encoding general secretion pathway protein GspE has protein sequence MQMKKRLGDILLEMGGVDGLQLQSALAYQRKWGVPLGQVVVDLRFCSAEQVLRALSRQAGVPATDLDAESLDPKLTKLVPRRLAEQHRVVPLRLEGPRDDLVVAIAAPANLHSLDAVRSVTRRARVVPMLASDSAIARAIERLYLEGVGAPRRAEVEAIQLPEAEEGMTLHRDCMASLVEGGVTAFSERAILLPDLDPRREVLELPLLEPLEVEELAELLALTEVVLPETIEDASNVLIYGWSEEVAAGLLRLLGEAGFQARVVGEERLLSARDHAVVLSPLPALEELERLPRAQLLVAGKEPERDVMRAQALGARGFLAAPLDTDLLLRAVKRLAKADEAPSRFHASC, from the coding sequence ATGCAGATGAAGAAACGGCTGGGTGACATCCTGTTGGAGATGGGCGGAGTAGATGGGTTGCAGTTGCAGTCGGCCCTGGCCTACCAGCGCAAGTGGGGGGTTCCGCTGGGGCAGGTGGTGGTGGACTTGCGCTTCTGCTCGGCGGAGCAGGTGCTTCGGGCGCTGTCGCGCCAGGCGGGCGTGCCCGCGACGGATCTGGACGCGGAGTCGTTGGATCCAAAGCTGACGAAGCTGGTGCCGAGACGCCTGGCGGAGCAGCACCGGGTGGTGCCGTTGCGGCTGGAGGGCCCACGGGATGATCTGGTGGTGGCCATCGCCGCGCCCGCCAACCTTCATTCGCTGGACGCGGTGCGCAGCGTGACGCGCCGGGCGCGGGTGGTGCCCATGCTGGCCTCGGATTCGGCCATCGCGCGTGCCATCGAGCGGCTCTACCTGGAGGGGGTGGGGGCTCCCCGGCGAGCCGAGGTGGAGGCCATCCAACTCCCCGAGGCCGAGGAGGGAATGACGCTGCACCGCGACTGCATGGCCTCGTTGGTGGAGGGCGGGGTGACGGCCTTCTCGGAGCGAGCCATCCTCCTGCCGGACCTGGATCCCCGGCGCGAGGTGTTGGAGTTGCCCCTGCTCGAGCCCCTGGAGGTGGAGGAACTGGCGGAACTCCTGGCCCTGACGGAGGTGGTGCTTCCCGAGACCATCGAGGACGCGAGCAACGTGCTCATCTATGGCTGGAGCGAGGAGGTGGCGGCCGGGCTGCTGCGTCTGTTGGGGGAGGCGGGCTTCCAGGCGCGGGTGGTGGGCGAGGAGCGGCTCCTGTCCGCGAGGGACCATGCGGTGGTGCTCTCGCCGCTGCCGGCGCTGGAGGAGTTGGAGCGGCTGCCCCGCGCCCAATTGCTGGTCGCGGGCAAGGAGCCGGAGCGGGATGTGATGCGGGCTCAGGCCCTGGGAGCGCGGGGCTTCCTGGCGGCGCCGCTGGACACGGACCTGCTGCTGCGTGCGGTGAAGCGGCTGGCGAAGGCGGATGAAGCGCCCTCGCGGTTTCACGCGAGCTGCTGA
- a CDS encoding phosphatidylinositol-specific phospholipase C codes for MPLHRVPRIQNLVLSFLLALLLPAPFAAAHGRYFNDSGSVPTSHPNWMRWIPSSTSIAALSLPGTHDTMANETEWYVTAIERAWILTQGLELRPQLDAGVRALDIRARHIGNGFTIHHGAYHLMANFDGVLSTAVQFLRDNPTETILMRVKKEHTEENTTRPFAATFEWYRDQPAYSPYIWRGTHIPTLGEVRGKIVILDDFDGGDHGIGWGSLNKQDAWEETNTDTKWNLVRAHLDAASTGNPNTLYINFLSAAGIGGTPSAIAGSVNEDALHYLMGTGVQRTGVLMMDFPGAGLIDAIIAHNFRLASSAAAIGGDFATVFNNVAYGFHSEGDDEARDRLLEARTFLNHTLPGMSWHVIVSGTSGSDNWGYTVQHHGLYQKSDWINGYSHVAFNTLTSDSAVSASLLQSYVDGQLGGLSGSAENRAVQLAERVRARFPFQSWSVLVKRAPGGFDNWAYEPWGAHYMRWQGDYAYAVWGYAPQQGVYLYEHSGYLGDIRHLTGSVSELRSQGFNDLTSSVRIIGNYRANLWENDNGSGAGLYVPQSRDDLPAVGWNDRASSVEIWRY; via the coding sequence ATGCCGTTACACCGAGTCCCCCGTATCCAGAACCTCGTGCTGTCCTTCCTCCTGGCGTTGCTGCTTCCGGCGCCCTTCGCCGCCGCGCACGGGCGGTACTTCAATGACTCGGGCTCCGTGCCGACCAGCCATCCCAACTGGATGCGATGGATTCCCTCCTCCACCAGCATCGCGGCGCTCTCGCTGCCGGGGACGCACGACACCATGGCCAACGAGACGGAATGGTATGTGACCGCCATCGAGCGGGCCTGGATCCTCACCCAGGGACTGGAGCTCCGGCCCCAGCTCGACGCGGGCGTTCGAGCCCTGGACATCCGCGCCCGCCACATCGGCAATGGCTTCACCATCCACCACGGCGCGTACCACCTCATGGCCAACTTCGATGGGGTGCTGAGCACGGCGGTGCAGTTCCTGCGGGACAATCCCACCGAAACCATCCTGATGCGCGTCAAGAAGGAGCACACCGAGGAGAACACGACGCGCCCCTTCGCCGCGACGTTCGAGTGGTACAGGGATCAGCCCGCCTACAGCCCCTACATCTGGCGTGGCACCCACATCCCCACGCTCGGCGAGGTCCGGGGCAAGATTGTCATTCTGGATGACTTCGACGGCGGGGACCACGGCATCGGCTGGGGCAGCCTCAACAAGCAGGACGCGTGGGAGGAGACCAACACCGACACGAAGTGGAACCTGGTGCGCGCGCACCTCGATGCGGCGAGCACTGGGAATCCCAACACCCTGTACATCAACTTCCTGAGCGCCGCGGGTATCGGGGGAACACCCAGCGCCATCGCGGGCAGCGTCAACGAGGACGCGCTCCACTACCTGATGGGCACCGGCGTGCAGCGCACCGGCGTGCTGATGATGGACTTTCCGGGAGCGGGGTTGATCGACGCCATCATCGCCCACAACTTCCGTCTGGCCTCGAGCGCGGCGGCCATCGGCGGGGACTTCGCGACCGTCTTCAACAACGTCGCCTACGGCTTTCACAGCGAGGGCGATGACGAGGCGCGCGACCGGCTCCTGGAGGCCAGGACCTTCTTGAACCACACGCTGCCTGGGATGTCCTGGCACGTCATCGTGTCGGGAACCTCTGGCTCCGACAACTGGGGCTACACCGTGCAGCACCACGGGCTGTACCAGAAGTCCGACTGGATCAACGGCTACAGCCACGTGGCCTTCAATACGCTGACGAGCGACAGCGCGGTCAGCGCGAGCCTGCTGCAGAGCTATGTCGACGGACAGCTCGGCGGCTTGAGTGGTTCAGCGGAGAACCGGGCCGTGCAACTGGCCGAGCGGGTCCGGGCGCGCTTCCCGTTCCAGTCCTGGAGTGTCCTGGTCAAGCGCGCTCCCGGAGGCTTCGACAACTGGGCCTACGAGCCGTGGGGTGCGCACTACATGCGCTGGCAGGGAGACTACGCCTATGCGGTGTGGGGCTATGCGCCCCAGCAGGGGGTGTATCTGTACGAGCACTCGGGCTACCTGGGGGACATCCGTCACCTGACGGGCTCCGTCTCGGAGCTGCGAAGCCAGGGGTTCAATGACCTGACCTCCTCCGTCCGCATCATCGGTAACTACCGCGCGAACCTCTGGGAAAACGACAACGGGTCCGGCGCGGGGTTGTATGTCCCCCAGTCCCGGGATGATCTGCCCGCCGTGGGCTGGAACGATCGAGCCTCCTCGGTGGAGATCTGGCGCTACTGA
- a CDS encoding alpha-amylase family glycosyl hydrolase, with amino-acid sequence MPAWVRDAVVYHLYPLGMCGAPARNDFTSPPEARLARLYDWIEHLRGLGMNALYLGPVFESSSHGYDTADYSKVDRRLGTNADLSRLVAAMRAAGIRVILDGVFHHVGRDFWAFRDVQAHGERSRYRDWFSGLQFGRRSPYGDPFSYEGWSGHYNLVKLNLQNAEVRAHLFGVVEQWMSEFGIEGLRLDVAEVMDVSFLRDLAAFCRRLRPDFWLLGEAIHGDYRHLGNPETLDSVTNYECYKGLYSSLNDRNYFEIAYSLQRQFGENGLYRDLPLYNFVDNHDVNRIASTLKEPAHLLPLHLLLFTMPGVPSIYYGSEWGQEGVKQGGDDSPLRPALAWPDALQRAPRPSLMREVARLARIRHRTRALRHGAYQQLLVTHEQFAFLRRFESERVVVALNAADVPAAMRLDTGAPEGSTFVDLLEPDRRFTSRGGRLEIEQIPPRWGRILALS; translated from the coding sequence ATGCCCGCCTGGGTTCGTGATGCCGTGGTCTACCATCTCTATCCGCTCGGGATGTGCGGAGCGCCCGCGCGCAATGACTTCACCTCGCCGCCCGAGGCCCGGCTGGCGCGGCTGTATGACTGGATCGAACACCTGCGCGGACTGGGGATGAACGCGCTGTACCTGGGGCCCGTCTTCGAGTCGAGCAGCCATGGGTACGACACCGCCGACTACTCGAAGGTGGACCGGCGTCTGGGAACCAACGCCGACCTGAGCCGGCTGGTCGCGGCCATGCGCGCCGCGGGCATCCGGGTCATCCTCGACGGCGTCTTCCACCACGTCGGCCGGGACTTCTGGGCGTTCCGCGACGTGCAGGCGCACGGGGAGCGATCGCGCTACCGCGATTGGTTCTCGGGGCTCCAGTTTGGAAGGCGCAGCCCTTACGGCGATCCGTTCTCCTATGAGGGCTGGAGCGGGCACTACAACCTCGTCAAGCTGAACCTCCAGAACGCCGAGGTCCGCGCCCACCTGTTCGGCGTGGTGGAGCAGTGGATGTCCGAGTTCGGTATCGAGGGGCTCCGGTTGGATGTCGCCGAGGTGATGGATGTCTCCTTCCTGAGAGACCTCGCGGCGTTCTGCCGCCGGCTGCGGCCTGATTTCTGGCTGTTGGGGGAGGCCATCCACGGTGATTACCGCCATCTGGGCAATCCGGAAACGCTCGACTCCGTCACCAATTACGAGTGTTACAAGGGGCTGTACTCCAGTCTCAATGATCGGAACTACTTCGAGATCGCCTATTCCCTCCAGCGGCAGTTTGGTGAGAACGGCCTCTACCGTGATCTGCCGCTCTACAACTTCGTGGACAACCACGACGTGAACCGGATCGCGAGCACCCTGAAGGAGCCGGCGCACCTCCTCCCGCTCCACCTGTTGCTCTTCACGATGCCGGGTGTTCCTTCCATCTATTACGGCAGCGAGTGGGGCCAGGAGGGAGTGAAGCAGGGGGGGGATGATTCCCCCCTGCGCCCCGCGCTCGCCTGGCCCGATGCGCTGCAACGCGCGCCTCGGCCTTCGTTGATGCGGGAGGTGGCCCGGCTGGCGCGCATCCGCCATCGGACGCGGGCCCTCCGCCATGGGGCCTACCAACAGCTCCTCGTGACCCACGAACAGTTCGCGTTCCTGCGCCGCTTCGAGTCCGAGCGCGTCGTCGTGGCGCTCAATGCCGCGGACGTTCCGGCGGCCATGCGCCTCGACACGGGAGCCCCCGAGGGGAGCACGTTCGTGGATCTGCTGGAGCCGGACAGGCGCTTCACGAGCCGTGGCGGAAGACTCGAGATCGAGCAAATCCCGCCGCGGTGGGGGCGGATTCTCGCCTTGTCCTGA
- a CDS encoding CHAP domain-containing protein, whose protein sequence is MRFRLLKLPWLLGLACAASAVCGRGQPEEPSATTPVEIAETERGERVALRAAGLVGTSLRRYHVSDDCSGLVRLAYQSVGVELLSQGRRPGENAASAMYRRAVHTGALHRHTPEPGDIVFFRETYDRNRDGRRNDGVTHVGVIESVASDGTVVFVHRGGKGVVRARMNLHHPERKGPGGEILNDFIRRAEGGKRARLTSELFAGYASASRL, encoded by the coding sequence ATGAGGTTTCGTCTGCTCAAGCTCCCCTGGCTGCTCGGCCTGGCGTGCGCCGCTTCCGCGGTGTGCGGGCGTGGGCAGCCCGAGGAGCCCTCTGCGACGACCCCCGTGGAGATCGCGGAGACGGAGAGAGGCGAACGCGTGGCCCTTCGGGCCGCGGGGCTCGTGGGCACCTCGTTGCGCCGCTACCACGTCTCGGATGACTGCTCGGGGCTCGTGCGACTCGCCTACCAGTCGGTGGGGGTGGAGTTGTTGTCGCAGGGCAGGCGACCTGGCGAGAACGCGGCGAGTGCCATGTACCGGCGCGCCGTGCACACCGGGGCGCTGCACCGCCACACCCCAGAACCCGGAGACATCGTCTTCTTCCGCGAGACGTATGACCGCAATCGCGATGGCCGGCGCAACGATGGGGTGACGCACGTGGGCGTCATCGAGTCGGTGGCCAGCGACGGAACCGTCGTCTTCGTGCACCGGGGCGGCAAGGGCGTGGTCCGTGCGCGGATGAATCTGCACCACCCCGAGCGCAAGGGGCCGGGAGGCGAGATCCTCAACGACTTCATCCGCCGGGCCGAAGGGGGAAAGCGCGCGCGTCTCACGAGCGAGCTCTTCGCGGGCTACGCGTCGGCCAGCCGGCTGTGA
- a CDS encoding TetR/AcrR family transcriptional regulator — protein sequence MDTRGAIIDQAVRLFAARGYDAIGVQEICEATGVTKPTLYHHFGNKRGLFEALIQERCQPFLETLRRAADYAGDLPRSLHQVTLAYFEFARREPSLYRLLLMFWFMRPSDEAFQRVAEFNEKQHQLLVEMFREAETGHGNMRGRQQAHAATLLGTINTYIVMSLNGLVELSEHLAHQAMHQFSHGIYS from the coding sequence ATGGATACGCGAGGAGCCATCATCGACCAGGCCGTGCGGCTCTTCGCGGCGCGAGGCTATGACGCCATCGGGGTGCAGGAGATCTGCGAGGCCACTGGCGTCACCAAGCCGACGCTCTACCACCACTTTGGAAACAAGCGCGGGCTGTTCGAGGCGCTGATCCAGGAGCGGTGCCAGCCCTTCCTGGAAACGCTGCGCCGTGCGGCGGACTATGCCGGGGATCTGCCGCGGTCGCTCCATCAGGTGACGCTGGCCTATTTCGAGTTCGCCCGGCGCGAGCCCAGCCTCTATCGGCTCCTGCTGATGTTCTGGTTCATGCGTCCCTCGGACGAGGCGTTCCAGCGGGTCGCTGAGTTCAATGAGAAGCAGCACCAGCTCCTGGTGGAGATGTTCCGGGAGGCGGAGACGGGCCACGGCAACATGAGGGGGCGGCAGCAGGCCCATGCCGCGACGCTGCTCGGGACGATCAACACCTATATCGTCATGTCCCTCAATGGGCTTGTCGAGTTGAGCGAGCACCTGGCCCATCAGGCCATGCACCAGTTCTCACACGGTATCTACTCGTAG
- a CDS encoding family 16 glycosylhydrolase has translation MQWVVGLWAVSLAVGGCKVTEEPQPQPQPQQPQPPPEPPAPLVVDGQRYSLTWEDDFGGALNGGQPRSFLNTNFWTKENLGVNFEQQAYTNRECPDHPDDWNYCVENGRLSLRARHESLDCVVWKPCTANAECGEGGTCAETKYCVYDQNKNGVFDHDECAPFNGTANAPHNETSYTSGRIKSDEKVEFRYGYIEFRARMPFADLPAGTTPPKGMWPAIWMLGANSGIDKGGRDDTVGWPMTGEIDIMEYTQIKEDPVLFPQNEAMGFNTLWREYPEAGEGAMGAGGWQPNACSSWPNNGDAKCDGDVGGARATWGGKTIDYHQWHTWGFLWDENGFKIYIDELPQNGGRPVATFSTGDNATEFRQPMFLILNNAVGGDLGCSGWSGRACTSSAQCANGAACVNGKCEETPASCIDIDWAAHGDKARLEVDYVRWFHRDSGYARATAAPCQDGNGDGTPDNIIRNCGFQEDYTYHRSDLFFEGGAGLTDIINEGGAHGYVQWVRVDNGGMQPYSVQVRQEGFSLQAGTSYQWKVDLKTSAALSVPIKITLAHEPWTTVASFSCDVGTAWTTCSPHPFTVTATDTYKFEIDLGNVGASKTDGIEADIDNMYLATTVNTCEPECTGRLCGDDGCGGSCGACSTGTTCGDWGQCVATK, from the coding sequence ATGCAGTGGGTCGTGGGCCTCTGGGCCGTGAGCCTGGCGGTCGGTGGATGCAAGGTGACCGAGGAGCCGCAACCGCAGCCGCAGCCGCAGCAACCGCAGCCGCCCCCCGAGCCACCCGCGCCGCTCGTGGTGGATGGGCAGCGCTACTCGCTGACCTGGGAGGACGACTTCGGCGGGGCGTTGAACGGGGGCCAGCCCAGGTCCTTTCTCAACACGAACTTCTGGACGAAGGAGAACCTGGGCGTCAATTTCGAGCAGCAGGCCTACACCAACCGGGAGTGTCCCGACCATCCGGATGACTGGAATTACTGTGTCGAGAACGGCAGGTTGAGCCTGCGCGCGCGGCACGAGTCCCTGGACTGTGTCGTCTGGAAGCCCTGCACGGCCAACGCCGAGTGCGGCGAGGGGGGCACCTGCGCGGAGACGAAGTACTGCGTGTACGATCAGAACAAGAACGGCGTGTTCGACCACGACGAGTGTGCGCCCTTCAACGGTACGGCCAACGCGCCGCACAACGAGACGTCGTACACCTCGGGCCGCATCAAGAGCGACGAGAAGGTCGAGTTCCGCTACGGCTACATCGAGTTCCGGGCGCGCATGCCCTTCGCCGATCTGCCCGCGGGCACCACGCCGCCCAAGGGGATGTGGCCGGCCATCTGGATGCTCGGGGCCAACAGCGGCATCGACAAGGGAGGCCGTGACGACACGGTGGGCTGGCCCATGACTGGGGAGATCGACATCATGGAGTACACCCAGATCAAGGAGGACCCGGTCCTCTTTCCCCAGAACGAGGCCATGGGCTTCAACACCCTGTGGCGTGAGTACCCCGAGGCGGGCGAGGGCGCCATGGGGGCGGGAGGCTGGCAACCCAACGCGTGCAGTTCCTGGCCGAACAACGGAGATGCCAAGTGCGACGGGGACGTGGGCGGGGCGCGTGCGACCTGGGGGGGAAAGACGATCGACTACCACCAGTGGCACACCTGGGGTTTTCTCTGGGACGAGAACGGCTTCAAGATCTACATCGACGAGCTGCCCCAGAACGGGGGACGGCCGGTGGCCACCTTCAGCACGGGTGACAACGCGACCGAGTTCCGCCAGCCGATGTTCCTCATCCTCAACAACGCGGTGGGAGGGGATCTCGGGTGCTCGGGCTGGTCGGGCCGTGCCTGTACCTCCAGCGCGCAGTGCGCCAATGGCGCGGCATGTGTGAATGGCAAGTGCGAGGAGACGCCAGCGTCGTGCATCGACATCGACTGGGCGGCCCATGGTGACAAGGCCCGGTTGGAGGTGGACTACGTGCGCTGGTTCCACCGCGACTCGGGTTACGCACGGGCCACGGCGGCGCCCTGCCAGGATGGCAACGGCGATGGAACGCCCGACAACATCATCCGCAACTGTGGTTTCCAGGAGGACTACACCTACCACCGCAGCGATCTCTTCTTCGAGGGCGGCGCGGGTCTGACGGACATCATCAACGAGGGTGGGGCCCACGGCTACGTGCAGTGGGTGCGCGTCGACAATGGGGGGATGCAGCCCTACAGCGTGCAGGTCCGGCAGGAGGGTTTTTCGTTGCAGGCGGGTACGTCCTATCAATGGAAGGTGGACCTGAAGACGAGCGCGGCCCTCTCTGTTCCCATCAAGATCACCCTGGCGCACGAGCCGTGGACGACCGTGGCCTCCTTCTCGTGTGATGTCGGCACGGCGTGGACGACGTGCAGCCCGCACCCGTTCACCGTGACGGCCACGGACACCTACAAGTTCGAGATCGATCTGGGCAACGTCGGCGCGAGCAAGACCGACGGCATCGAGGCGGACATCGACAACATGTACCTGGCGACCACGGTGAACACCTGCGAGCCCGAGTGCACGGGCAGGCTGTGTGGGGATGATGGCTGCGGGGGCTCGTGTGGCGCGTGCTCGACGGGGACGACCTGCGGCGATTGGGGTCAGTGCGTCGCGACGAAGTAG
- a CDS encoding SRPBCC family protein — translation MLKRLFLALGVAMVGLAALVASRPSAYRTERALPLAAPAEIPFALVNDLHRWRLWSPWDALEPGMKRHFDGPIAGPEAVYTWTGNAKAGKGRVTVLETRPYELIRVRFERLAPRPSTSTLDFTFQPTAEGVLLRWSQEGHLSWLDRARSLFTDLEAQRGEALDQGLKALVAVSETEASNRRERDALIKARAEEKAQREQAPANEPPAAPPSP, via the coding sequence ATGCTCAAGAGGCTTTTTCTCGCACTGGGAGTCGCAATGGTGGGCTTGGCGGCCCTGGTGGCCTCTCGGCCCTCGGCCTACCGGACCGAACGCGCCCTTCCCCTCGCCGCGCCCGCCGAGATTCCCTTCGCCCTGGTGAACGATCTGCACCGCTGGCGCCTGTGGTCCCCCTGGGACGCGCTCGAGCCGGGCATGAAGCGCCACTTCGATGGGCCCATCGCGGGCCCCGAGGCCGTCTACACCTGGACGGGCAATGCCAAGGCGGGCAAGGGGCGCGTGACGGTGCTGGAGACCCGGCCCTACGAGCTCATCCGCGTGCGCTTCGAGCGCCTCGCGCCCCGGCCCTCCACGAGCACGCTCGACTTCACCTTCCAACCCACCGCCGAGGGCGTGCTGCTGCGCTGGAGCCAGGAGGGGCATCTGTCCTGGCTGGACAGGGCCCGGTCCCTGTTCACCGACCTGGAGGCACAACGGGGCGAGGCGCTCGACCAGGGATTGAAGGCGCTCGTCGCCGTGTCCGAGACCGAGGCGAGCAACCGGCGCGAGCGGGATGCGCTGATCAAGGCGCGCGCCGAGGAGAAGGCCCAGCGGGAGCAGGCCCCCGCGAATGAGCCGCCCGCCGCGCCGCCCTCTCCTTGA
- a CDS encoding tetratricopeptide repeat protein: protein MQGFWRMAWLSFLLGACSEKPATPPAPDKSAAALAAQDAACPGGTVKGCVDAATEAERKGEVARAVELYTRGCEAGVARVCNVLGTLVWQGRGVSADPARAYSLYMRACEGGDAAGCFSAAICHRTGACAEKNDAEATKLLRRACDGGDSRACANLGGR, encoded by the coding sequence ATGCAAGGCTTTTGGAGGATGGCGTGGCTGTCGTTCCTGCTGGGGGCGTGCTCGGAGAAGCCCGCGACGCCCCCCGCGCCGGACAAGAGCGCGGCGGCGCTGGCGGCCCAGGACGCGGCCTGTCCGGGAGGAACGGTGAAGGGGTGCGTGGACGCGGCCACCGAGGCCGAGCGCAAGGGCGAGGTGGCTCGCGCCGTCGAGCTGTACACGCGGGGTTGCGAGGCGGGCGTGGCCCGGGTGTGTAATGTGTTGGGGACGCTCGTCTGGCAGGGGCGCGGCGTCAGCGCGGATCCCGCGCGTGCCTATTCCCTTTACATGCGGGCGTGTGAGGGGGGCGACGCGGCGGGCTGCTTCAGCGCGGCCATCTGTCACCGCACGGGCGCTTGCGCCGAGAAGAACGACGCCGAGGCCACGAAGCTGCTGCGGCGCGCCTGTGATGGGGGCGACTCCCGGGCCTGCGCCAATCTGGGCGGGCGTTGA
- a CDS encoding glycoside hydrolase family 44 protein, with the protein MALAALPSFAQTTIAIDAGANRRSISPYIYGVAHGTQAQLSELNSPLNRNGGNAASRYNWQQNASNRGRDWYFESLAHSSPEPGGQVDAFIASTQAAGAEPAITIPMVGWAAKLGANRSRLASFSIAKYGPQTASDTAWFPDAGNGIRLLDGEFVVNEPNDANTPVDPDFQAGWIQHLRTQWGTAAQGGIRLFAMDNEPSLWYSNHRDVHPVGATLEEVRDKHIAYATMVKEVEPNALVMGPEEWGWSGYFYSGYDQQYVNEREDYSEFPDREAHGNVDYLPWWLGELRRHEQATGRRLLDIFTVHYYPQGGEFSTNVTSTMQLRRNRSTRSLWDPNYVDETWINDKVSLIPRLKGWVQSNYPGTKVGITEYNWGAENHINGAIAQADVLGIFGREGLDYGIRWETPAESTPTFKAMKLYRNYDGKKSTFGDLSVSCTVPNPDQLSAFAAERSSDGALTVMVINKALSGTASLSLQLARFNAGAISQRWQLTSANSITRLTDVAVSGGRVSTTVPASSITLFVVPAKSGTNQPPVARITATPSTGSAPLLVSFNGSASSDADGTITSYAWNFGDGQQGSGTTVTHSYAQPGNYTATLTVTDSGGASASTTVAITVTTTSTSLAAPTSFYAVASGSNVTLRWKDNSTNEEGFILERAVESWPLEFVIIGRTGANATLFVDPNVPVGEYVYRVRAFAGTAVSAYSNQDGAEVE; encoded by the coding sequence ATGGCCCTCGCCGCCCTTCCCAGCTTTGCCCAGACGACCATCGCCATCGACGCGGGCGCCAACCGGCGCAGCATCAGTCCCTACATCTATGGTGTGGCCCATGGGACCCAGGCGCAACTGAGCGAACTCAACTCTCCACTCAATCGTAACGGAGGCAACGCCGCTTCCCGTTACAATTGGCAGCAGAACGCCTCCAACCGCGGCCGGGACTGGTATTTCGAGAGCCTGGCCCACAGCAGCCCGGAGCCGGGTGGCCAGGTGGATGCGTTCATCGCCAGCACCCAGGCGGCGGGAGCGGAACCGGCCATCACCATTCCCATGGTGGGCTGGGCGGCGAAGCTGGGTGCCAATCGCTCGCGGCTGGCCAGCTTCTCCATCGCGAAGTACGGCCCGCAGACGGCCAGCGACACCGCGTGGTTCCCCGACGCCGGCAATGGCATCCGGCTGCTGGATGGCGAGTTCGTGGTCAATGAGCCCAACGACGCCAACACCCCCGTGGATCCGGACTTCCAGGCGGGGTGGATCCAACACCTGCGCACGCAGTGGGGGACGGCGGCCCAGGGCGGCATCCGCCTCTTCGCCATGGATAACGAGCCCAGCCTCTGGTACTCCAATCACCGCGACGTGCATCCCGTCGGCGCGACCCTCGAGGAGGTACGCGACAAGCACATCGCCTACGCCACCATGGTGAAGGAAGTGGAGCCCAATGCCCTCGTGATGGGTCCCGAGGAGTGGGGCTGGAGTGGCTACTTCTACAGCGGCTATGACCAGCAGTATGTCAACGAGCGGGAGGACTACTCCGAGTTCCCCGATCGCGAAGCGCACGGAAACGTGGACTATCTGCCGTGGTGGCTCGGAGAGCTGCGCCGGCACGAGCAGGCCACGGGCCGCCGGCTGTTGGATATCTTCACCGTGCACTACTACCCCCAGGGCGGCGAGTTCAGCACGAACGTCACCTCCACCATGCAACTGCGGCGCAACCGCTCCACGCGCTCGCTCTGGGATCCCAACTACGTGGACGAGACGTGGATCAATGACAAGGTCTCGCTCATCCCCCGGCTGAAGGGCTGGGTGCAGAGCAACTACCCGGGCACGAAGGTGGGCATCACCGAGTACAACTGGGGCGCGGAAAACCACATCAACGGGGCCATCGCGCAGGCGGACGTGCTCGGCATCTTCGGCCGCGAGGGCTTGGACTATGGCATCCGCTGGGAGACTCCCGCGGAGAGCACGCCCACCTTCAAGGCGATGAAGCTGTACCGCAACTACGACGGCAAGAAGTCGACCTTCGGAGATCTGAGCGTGTCGTGCACCGTGCCGAATCCGGATCAGCTATCGGCGTTCGCCGCCGAGCGCTCGTCGGATGGGGCCCTCACCGTCATGGTCATCAACAAGGCACTGTCGGGCACGGCGTCGCTCTCGCTCCAGCTCGCCCGCTTCAACGCGGGGGCGATCAGCCAGCGCTGGCAGCTCACGTCCGCCAACAGCATCACCCGGCTGACGGACGTGGCCGTGTCCGGCGGGCGGGTGAGCACCACGGTGCCGGCTTCGAGCATTACCCTGTTCGTCGTTCCCGCCAAGAGCGGCACCAATCAGCCTCCCGTGGCCCGCATCACGGCCACGCCCTCGACGGGCTCCGCCCCGCTGCTGGTGAGCTTCAACGGCTCGGCGTCCTCGGATGCCGACGGAACGATCACCTCGTATGCCTGGAACTTCGGCGATGGGCAGCAGGGCAGCGGCACCACGGTGACCCACAGCTATGCCCAGCCGGGCAATTACACCGCGACGCTCACGGTGACGGACTCGGGCGGCGCCAGCGCCTCCACCACCGTGGCCATCACCGTGACCACGACCAGTACCTCGCTGGCCGCTCCGACCAGCTTCTATGCCGTGGCCTCGGGTTCGAACGTGACCCTGCGCTGGAAGGACAACTCGACGAACGAGGAAGGCTTCATCCTCGAGCGCGCGGTGGAGTCGTGGCCCCTGGAATTCGTGATCATCGGACGGACGGGCGCCAACGCGACCTTGTTCGTGGATCCGAACGTGCCCGTGGGTGAGTACGTGTACCGGGTCAGGGCCTTCGCGGGCACGGCCGTCTCCGCGTACTCCAATCAGGACGGCGCCGAAGTGGAATGA